A stretch of Chelmon rostratus isolate fCheRos1 chromosome 18, fCheRos1.pri, whole genome shotgun sequence DNA encodes these proteins:
- the srp9 gene encoding signal recognition particle 9 kDa protein: MPYYQTWEEFARAAEKLYLTDPMKVRVVLKYRHCDGNLCIKVTDNAVCLQYKTDQAQDVKKIEKLHGKLMRLMVSKETHSGAMETD, encoded by the exons ATGCCTTACTATCAGACTTGGGAGGAGTTCGCCCGTGCAGCAGAAAAACTGTATCTGACAGATCCCATGAAG gTCAGAGTGGTTCTGAAGTACAGACACTGCGACGGCAACCTGTGCATCAAAGTGACCGACAATGCCGTG TGTTTACAGTACAAGACAGACCAGGCCCAGGATGTGAAGAAGATTGAGAAGCTCCACGGAAAGCTGATGAGACTCATGGTGTCCAAGGAGACGCACAGTGGTGCCATGGAGACGGACTAA